Within Runella rosea, the genomic segment ATGGTCTCTGTACTGCCGAGGGAATCCGAAAATTTACAGTGAAATGATTTAGAATATTTACAGCCATGAATAAAATCAATTTATACAAATTCAGCCTTAAAAATTGCCCAAGACCCATGAGAAATTTAGTTTTTCAGTTCGGTCAGCGGCAAACAGGGCAGAGGCAAACAGGGCAGAGGCAAGCCCTGCCCCTACGATTTTGTGCTTTTTGCCTGTTTTTGTCAATATCGCTACATGGCCAAACGACCCAACTAACGCTTTCAGAAGTGGTAGAAATGGCCAAAAATCAATCTATTTCGGCCCGACAAGCGTCTACTACCAAAGAAACAAAGTATTGGGAATATCGCACTTTCTTGTCAAACTACAAACCGCAATTAACGTTAAGCGGCAATTTACCTGCGTTTAGTCGTTCATTTATTGAAGTACGTCAGCCCGACGGCACGATTCAGTTTCAGCCTATCCGTAATAACAATTCGTCGCTAAATCTTTCGCTGAGCCAAAGCATTGCGGCAACGGGCGGAAGCATTTATGCCACCTCGCAATTGCAGCGATTTGATGATTTTGACCGAAAAAATACCCTTTACAACGGCACTCCCTTCGCCGTTGGGTATTTGCAGCCGTTGTTGCGTTTCAATTCATTCAAATGGGATAAGAAAATCGAACCACTTAAATTCAACGAAAGTCAACAAACTTACATCGAATCGCTGGAGCAGATTGCGTTGCGGGCCAGTGGGTTATTCTTTGATTTGCTGTTGGCGCAGGTCAATTTGCAGATTGCCGAAACCAATTTGACTAATACCCAAAACATTCTCAAAGTAGCCAATGAAAAGTATGAATTGGGCAAGAACACGCGCAACGAAATATTGCAATTACAACTCGAATTGCTCAAAGCGCGAAAGGCGGTGGGGGTCTCAAAACGTGATTTAGAAGTGGCTTCGTTGAACTTGAAAGCGTACATAGGACTACAAGCAGAAGGGAAAATAGAGCTACAAACGCCTGTCCAACC encodes:
- a CDS encoding TolC family protein translates to MRNLVFQFGQRQTGQRQTGQRQALPLRFCAFCLFLSISLHGQTTQLTLSEVVEMAKNQSISARQASTTKETKYWEYRTFLSNYKPQLTLSGNLPAFSRSFIEVRQPDGTIQFQPIRNNNSSLNLSLSQSIAATGGSIYATSQLQRFDDFDRKNTLYNGTPFAVGYLQPLLRFNSFKWDKKIEPLKFNESQQTYIESLEQIALRASGLFFDLLLAQVNLQIAETNLTNTQNILKVANEKYELGKNTRNEILQLQLELLKARKAVGVSKRDLEVASLNLKAYIGLQAEGKIELQTPVQPAALTLSSERAIEQAFANRSDAIAFGRRTLEAERAVAKAKGDNGLNATLTATLGFSNRGITVPELYRKPQDQQTVELQLDIPILDWGRSKSRTKTAEAQRQLTQYTVEQDKQNFQQEIYTQVTLFEMLRDQLSLTVQADSIASEKYRIAQDRYVLGNLSITDLSISFTEKDQAKRDYIYALRDYWGAYYKLRQLTLYDFETESKLK